A genomic stretch from Larus michahellis chromosome 7, bLarMic1.1, whole genome shotgun sequence includes:
- the ARL4C gene encoding ADP-ribosylation factor-like protein 4C — protein MGNISSNISAFQSLHIVMLGLDSAGKTTVLYRLKFNEFVNTVPTIGFNTEKIRLSNGTAKGISCHFWDVGGQEKLRPLWKSYSRCTDGIIYVVDSVDVDRLEEAKTELHKVTKFAENQGTPLLVIANKQDLPKSLPVAEIEKQLALHELTPSTTYHIQPACAIIGEGLTEGMDKLYEMILKRRKSLKQKKKR, from the coding sequence ATGGGGAACATCTCCTCCAACATCTCCGCCTTCCAGTCCCTGCACATCGTCATGCTGGGCCTGGACTCGGCGGGCAAGACGACGGTGCTTTACCGGCTGAAGTTCAACGAGTTCGTCAACACCGTGCCCACCATCGGTTTCAACACAGAGAAGATCCGGCTGAGCAACGGGACGGCTAAGGGCATCAGCTGCCACTTCTGGGACGTGGGCGGTCAGGAGAAGCTGCGCCCGCTCTGGAAGTCCTACAGCCGCTGCACCGATGGCATCATCTACGTGGTGGACTCAGTGGACGTGGACCGGCTGGAGGAGGCCAAAACGGAGCTGCACAAGGTGACCAAGTTCGCCGAGAACCAGGGCACCCCGCTGCTGGTCATCGCCAACAAGCAGGACCTGCCCAAGTCCCTGCCGGTGGCCGAGATCGAGAAGCAGCTGGCCCTCCACGAGCTGACCCCTTCCACCACCTACCACATCCAGCCCGCCTGCGCCATCATCGGCGAGGGGCTCACGGAGGGCATGGACAAGCTCTACGAGATGATCCTGAAGCGGAGGAAGTCCCTCAAGCAGAAGAAGAAGCGGTAG